The following coding sequences lie in one Musa acuminata AAA Group cultivar baxijiao chromosome BXJ1-8, Cavendish_Baxijiao_AAA, whole genome shotgun sequence genomic window:
- the LOC135587973 gene encoding CASP-like protein 4B4 translates to MAADADGDEPTPTAPSADPDLEKAAPGAAAHPSAPAADEGGTVVRTVLARWRREDLLERSILVLRALVLFFSLLAAVIVASNKHGDWKDFDLYQEYRYLLGISLLAFLYSMGQLWRQARRFSTGKDLVPRNYSGIVDFAGDQVTAYLLISALSAAIPLTNRMREGSDNIFTDSSCASISMAFFAFVSSALSALISGFKLSKQTYI, encoded by the exons ATGGCTGCCGACGCCGACGGCGACGAACCGACCCCGACGGCCCCCTCGGCGGATCCCGACCTCGAGAAGGCCGCGCCGGGCGCCGCCGCTCACCCCTCCGCCCCAGCGGCCGACGAGGGCGGCACGGTAGTGAGGACGGTTTTGGCGAGGTGGAGGAGGGAGGACCTGTTGGAGAGGAGTATCCTGGTGCTCCGCGCCCTCGTGCTCTTTTTCTCCCTCCTCGCCGCCGTCATCGTGGCCTCCAACAAGCACGGCGACTGGAAGGACTTCGATCTCTACCAGGAGTACAG GTACTTGTTGGGTATCTCCTTGCTCGCGTTCTTGTACTCGATGGGTCAGCTATGGCGGCAGGCGCGCCGGTTCAGCACGGGGAAGGATTTGGTGCCGAGAAACTATTCAGGGATCGTTGATTTCGCCGGAGATCAG GTGACGGCTTACCTGTTGATATCGGCACTGTCTGCAGCCATTCCCCTTACTAATCGCATGAGAGAAGGGTCAGATAACATTTTCACAGATTCTTCGTGTGCTTCAATCAGCATGGCCTTCTTCGCCTTTGTATCGAGTGCATTATCTGCTTTGATATCCGGGTTCAAGCTTTCTAAGCAAACTTATATATGA